From a single Candidatus Izimaplasma bacterium HR1 genomic region:
- the dxr gene encoding 1-deoxy-D-xylulose 5-phosphate reductoisomerase has protein sequence MKLYLLGATGSIGEQTLDIVRTSNGKFSVETIAANKSIDKVKRIIEEFNPKFVSVGLEEAMKDLMKVYPNIEFGYGVEGLIKAATYGETGEDLVVNAVVGSAGLAPTYYAIKKGRNIALANKETLVIGGDLIRPMLKEYNVTLIPIDSEHSAIMQCMNGEDKKTVENIIITASGGSFRDKTRSELKGVTVESALYHPNWTMGAKITIDSATMMNKGLEVIEAHHLFDVSYDKIKTVLHKESIIHSLVEYNDTSMIAHLGNPDMRVPISYAINYPSRVPFKGKPLNLIEVGSLHFEELSFTRFPMLDYAYRAGRKGNIFPCVLNAANEAAVSLFLNGKITFLQIEEIVVECLNRYKDEVKLSLDSILDTDNLVKDYVLSTYS, from the coding sequence ATGAAATTGTATTTATTAGGAGCAACTGGTTCAATTGGAGAACAAACATTAGATATCGTTAGAACATCTAACGGTAAATTTAGTGTGGAGACAATCGCTGCTAATAAAAGTATTGATAAAGTTAAGAGAATTATTGAAGAATTTAATCCTAAATTTGTTAGTGTTGGATTGGAAGAAGCAATGAAAGATTTAATGAAAGTGTATCCGAACATTGAATTTGGATATGGAGTTGAAGGATTAATCAAAGCTGCAACATATGGTGAGACTGGTGAAGACTTAGTTGTAAATGCTGTTGTTGGTAGTGCCGGACTTGCTCCTACTTATTATGCTATTAAAAAAGGTCGTAATATAGCGCTTGCCAATAAAGAGACATTAGTTATTGGTGGCGACTTAATTAGACCGATGTTAAAAGAATATAATGTTACTTTAATTCCAATTGATTCAGAACATAGCGCAATTATGCAATGTATGAATGGTGAGGATAAGAAAACAGTAGAAAACATCATCATTACTGCTAGTGGTGGTAGTTTTAGAGATAAAACTAGAAGTGAACTAAAAGGTGTTACTGTTGAGTCTGCTCTATACCATCCCAACTGGACGATGGGTGCAAAAATCACTATTGATTCAGCGACAATGATGAATAAAGGGCTAGAAGTCATTGAAGCTCATCATTTATTTGATGTATCTTACGATAAAATCAAGACAGTATTACATAAAGAAAGTATAATACATTCATTAGTTGAATATAATGATACTTCAATGATTGCTCATTTAGGTAATCCTGATATGAGAGTACCAATTAGTTATGCAATCAATTATCCAAGTAGAGTACCATTTAAGGGGAAACCTTTAAACTTGATTGAAGTTGGTTCGTTACATTTTGAGGAATTAAGTTTTACTAGATTCCCGATGCTTGATTATGCTTATAGAGCTGGTAGAAAAGGGAATATCTTCCCTTGTGTATTGAATGCAGCTAACGAAGCTGCAGTTAGTTTATTCTTAAATGGGAAAATAACATTCCTCCAAATTGAAGAAATTGTGGTAGAATGTTTAAATAGATACAAAGATGAAGTTAAACTATCTTTA
- the uppS gene encoding Ditrans,polycis-undecaprenyl-diphosphate synthase ((2E,6E)-farnesyl-diphosphate specific), whose protein sequence is MSLENRVLSKYIPEHIAIIMDGNGRWAKRIGMPRTFGHKKGSENLKDIALVCNEIGIKALSVYAFSTENWSRPKAEIDYLMALPAEFKEVFKGKFKDNDIRVIFSGRKDRFPKKVQELIIDVEEKTKERKGLILNICFDYGSYTEILDGVKEISKKFKKGDIKLDDITEDLMHDHLYTRELPRLDLLIRTSGEERISNFLLWQLAYSELIFVKKHWPAFNRKELFKALDNFQKRNRRFGGLKEDKS, encoded by the coding sequence ATGAGTCTAGAGAATAGAGTCTTAAGTAAATATATTCCAGAGCACATAGCGATCATAATGGATGGTAATGGTCGTTGGGCAAAAAGAATAGGTATGCCAAGAACGTTTGGTCATAAAAAAGGTAGCGAGAACTTAAAAGATATTGCTTTAGTTTGTAACGAAATAGGGATCAAAGCTTTAAGTGTTTACGCTTTTAGTACTGAGAACTGGAGTAGACCTAAAGCGGAAATAGATTATTTGATGGCTTTACCTGCTGAATTTAAAGAAGTATTTAAAGGTAAGTTCAAAGATAATGATATTAGAGTAATCTTTTCGGGTAGAAAAGATCGTTTTCCTAAAAAAGTTCAGGAGCTAATTATTGATGTTGAAGAGAAAACGAAAGAAAGAAAAGGGTTAATCTTAAACATTTGCTTTGATTATGGTAGCTATACTGAAATCTTAGATGGTGTTAAGGAAATAAGTAAAAAGTTTAAAAAAGGTGACATTAAGTTAGATGACATTACGGAAGACTTAATGCATGACCATTTATATACAAGAGAATTACCCAGATTAGATCTGCTTATTAGAACTAGTGGTGAAGAAAGAATTAGTAATTTCTTATTATGGCAATTAGCTTATAGTGAATTAATATTTGTTAAAAAGCATTGGCCGGCGTTTAATAGAAAGGAATTATTTAAAGCATTAGATAATTTCCAAAAACGTAATAGGAGATTTGGAGGGCTAAAGGAGGATAAGTCATGA
- the cdsA gene encoding Phosphatidate cytidylyltransferase, with protein MKKRVITGVVLALILIPVFVIGGVALNITLLLLTMGASYELFKMYNVQAKLPNYLMVTEILLGGLTYFTIQSYYEGRATLEWTFLLVIGLLVVGALLLVFIENFTANNFSELLVSVLYPAFGFGALFALRNIDLYNLGFLFVITIMTDIFAYFVGVNFGKHRLAVKISPKKSIEGSIGGTVIATIITLVYLRVFNVTHIGAIEMTFFVSVLLIIFISIMGQIGDLVASKLKRHFGIKDYSNIFPGHGGVMDRFDSTIFAAMVLMLVSKVVGLL; from the coding sequence ATGAAAAAACGTGTAATTACTGGGGTTGTATTAGCTCTTATTTTAATTCCTGTGTTTGTTATTGGTGGAGTAGCACTGAATATCACATTATTATTATTAACAATGGGTGCAAGTTATGAGTTGTTTAAGATGTACAATGTACAAGCAAAATTACCTAATTACCTAATGGTGACAGAGATTTTATTAGGTGGTTTAACTTATTTTACGATTCAGTCTTATTATGAAGGTCGAGCAACATTAGAATGGACTTTCTTACTTGTTATTGGGTTGTTAGTTGTTGGAGCTTTATTATTAGTATTTATTGAGAATTTTACTGCAAATAACTTTAGTGAACTATTAGTTAGCGTTTTATATCCAGCATTTGGATTTGGGGCATTGTTCGCATTAAGAAATATTGATTTATATAACTTAGGATTCTTATTTGTTATTACTATAATGACAGATATCTTCGCATACTTTGTTGGAGTTAACTTTGGTAAACACCGTTTAGCGGTAAAGATTAGTCCTAAGAAAAGTATTGAAGGTAGTATAGGTGGTACTGTAATAGCTACGATTATTACTTTAGTTTACCTAAGAGTATTCAATGTTACTCATATTGGGGCAATTGAAATGACTTTCTTTGTTAGTGTATTACTGATTATTTTTATAAGTATTATGGGACAAATCGGCGATTTAGTAGCTAGTAAATTGAAAAGACATTTTGGAATAAAAGATTATTCTAATATTTTCCCAGGGCATGGCGGGGTAATGGACCGTTTTGATAGTACAATATTTGCCGCTATGGTGTTAATGTTGGTTAGTAAGGTCGTTGGATTATTATGA